From the genome of Hymenobacter gelipurpurascens:
CCTACTGATCCAGTTGGTGCTGCTCAAGGCCTGCACCTCATGAGGGAGACCGGCGGCGGCGGCTTCATGGGCCAACTGCCATATTGTTTCGGCCCCATCTTCGCGCTGCCCTCTCGTTAGTAAGCAGTTAACAACCAGCGGAATTGCCTGAATTACTGCCTGCCTTGCTTTGCTTTCCTCTTCCTGAAATTTGTTACTTAATAAACTAACAGCCTCTTCAGAAAAAGAACTCATCATTACGTCCAACACCTTCTGTTCCATCACGATGACATTAAGTTGATGATGCACACAATATACTGAATTACATAAAATCAATATTATTTCTCAAAATAATTAAACTTATATATTATCAGTACGATATCTCTTTACCTATTTCTCCCTTGGCAAAAAGGTGCTTTCCTGTTCTCGTAGGCCAGTTTGTTCCCGTGCTTCTTATGAGGCGCACATTATTAGCCACTGAAAATATTTTTCAGAGAGGCTATGTATTCAAACTATCGGCCTAGGCCTGTGGCGTGGTCAGGCGCGTTTCATCAACACGGTTTCTTCGTCGGCATAGCGCACGGCATCATCGGGGAATGGCTCATCGCCCCGGAATTTCAGGAGCAGCCGGGCAGTAGTGATGATGTCTTTCTGACAATAGCGGGCTATACGCGCTACGTCGTTTTCCTCATAGTACACTCGTGCCACATCTTTCCCTTGGATGTCATCCTTGGGAGTTGGAATGCCGAACATAGCGGCCAGCAACGACAACGACGTGTAGGATTTCCGGTCGCCGAACTTCCAGAGCTCCATTGTGTCCAGATGGGCTACCTCCCAGGGCTTTTTGCCGGCTACATCGAGGTGCGAGGGCAACGGCAGCCCGTTGATGAGAATACGCCGCGACAAATAGGGCAGATCGAACTCTTTAGCGTTGTGGCCACATAGCCGGAAGTGCGGCCGATGACTGATAACCTCGCTGAACTCGCGCAACAGCTGTCGTTCATCGTGTCCGTAAAACGACTTGACGCTGAAGGTCAGCTGTCCGTCGGGCACCTGCCGGAAGCGGCCTACGGAGATGCATACAACTTTCCCAAACTCAGCGTAAATACCGGCCTGCTCAAATAGGGAGGCCGCGTGCAAATGATCGGGCAAGGGCGCAATATGGCTGGCGTGCGAAATCCAGCCCTTTTCGCGGCGCAATGCATGGCACTTGTGTTCCCACAGCTCTTTCAGCATTTCCTCCAGATCGTCGTGGCACCCCACGCACGGCACGGTTTCGATATCGAGCACAAAAATCTCATCGAGCTTGAGGTCATGAAGCAAACGCATAGTCAGGAGGTAAAACCGTCGGAAAACCCAAGATAGAGTATTTCAGATAGGATATAGAGGCTTTCCGCCGCTCCTAGGCCACTTTTCGCTTTTCCGCACATTCCACATGCGGTACGCTGGAAGCGCAAGCCAGCAAAATACCCATTCAAGTCTCCGGCTTGCTACAGAGACTTGAATGGGTATTGCAGGTAGTCGTGAGCTGAACGCCCTACCGCTTAAGCGGCTGAGAAATCGGTTCTGAGGGAGCTATGCCAGCGCGGGCTTATTGGTGATGCACAGGCCTAGTAAAGTGATGAGGAGCTGATGCCGTGGTTTGCTCATAGTAGTAAGAATTGCAGGGTTTCAGCTAGTCAGGCAGATTGAAAGAGCATTTTTGCCTTTGTTGCTACGGACAAGCAATTCAAATATCAATAATTAATCTTTGATTAGCAACACGACATAACTCCTATATAATTGACAGGGACGTTTTCTTATTGCCCTCTGATCAGCAACTTGGTTAGCTTCAGCCTGAGTAGGGGCGAGTGCTGTTGTCAGTGGTTAGGAGTAGTTTTTCTTGAAAAAAAGCTCCGTTCTTTTCAGCCGTTTTCGCACTTCCTATTACCCTGAGTGGCCTAGCGGATACGCTTTTTACTGTTTTCCGCTGGTTGACAGCTGTTGGTTTGCTTGCCGGTAGAGCCAATACGAATAGGCGTAGGCCACTACTACTGTTCCCAAAACGCCTGTCAGCAGCGCGCCGGTGGCTACTTCCCCCGGCCATACTAATGCCAGTGCGGCACTTGCTAGGCCAGTAACAAAAAACAGGCGGCCGCTCAAGCGGTGCGTACGGGCCCAGATATGCGGAAACTCCAGCGCCCAGGGTGTCCGGATTCCTACAAAATAGTTGGGTGGCACGGTGGTCAGGTAGTTTCCTATC
Proteins encoded in this window:
- a CDS encoding 3'-5' exonuclease, translating into MRLLHDLKLDEIFVLDIETVPCVGCHDDLEEMLKELWEHKCHALRREKGWISHASHIAPLPDHLHAASLFEQAGIYAEFGKVVCISVGRFRQVPDGQLTFSVKSFYGHDERQLLREFSEVISHRPHFRLCGHNAKEFDLPYLSRRILINGLPLPSHLDVAGKKPWEVAHLDTMELWKFGDRKSYTSLSLLAAMFGIPTPKDDIQGKDVARVYYEENDVARIARYCQKDIITTARLLLKFRGDEPFPDDAVRYADEETVLMKRA